A section of the bacterium genome encodes:
- a CDS encoding GNAT family N-acetyltransferase: MTILETPRLRLRRITKNDVSIYFNFFSDAETMRFYPSTRSMQETQEFVDRQLRRYERSGYGPWATILKSEDALIGYCGLIPQLVDDAPEVEIGYLIGRSYWRQGFASEAAIACRDYAFYKLGLRRLISLIDPANVASIGVSRKVGMTLEKQSFWQGKLMNVYSLKL, from the coding sequence ATGACCATTCTGGAAACACCACGTTTACGTCTGCGCAGGATCACAAAAAACGATGTATCGATCTATTTCAATTTTTTTTCCGATGCTGAGACGATGCGGTTCTATCCATCCACGCGATCCATGCAGGAAACGCAGGAGTTTGTGGATCGACAGCTCCGCCGCTATGAAAGGAGCGGCTATGGACCCTGGGCAACGATCCTGAAATCGGAAGATGCACTGATCGGATACTGCGGACTCATTCCTCAGCTTGTTGATGATGCGCCGGAAGTCGAGATTGGTTATCTCATTGGCCGTTCTTACTGGCGCCAGGGGTTTGCTTCAGAAGCCGCGATTGCATGTCGCGATTATGCTTTTTACAAGCTTGGTCTTCGCCGTTTAATTTCGTTGATTGATCCGGCGAACGTTGCTTCCATCGGTGTTTCTCGAAAAGTGGGAATGACGCTGGAAAAGCAATCCTTCTGGCAAGGGAAGTTGATGAACGTTTATTCGCTGAAGTTGTAG
- a CDS encoding glycosyltransferase family 4 protein — protein sequence MRIAYIASGAGNMYCGSCLHDNALAAALMKLGHEVALVPTYTPIRTDEESVSMDHVFYGGINVYLQQKSSLFRHTPSALDELLNSRGLLKFISRYTSSTDARELGPLTVSVLQGEEGNQRKELQKLIEWLKDSYKPELIHLTNAMFVGFARDMKKALNVPVLCSLQGEDIFLEDLVEPYKSKALQVLRERAGDIDGFISTSQYYADFMKDYLDIPDSKIDTVRLGLNLKGHGEQTKSLPAEPFVIGYLARICPEKGLHVLVDAFDLLIKEGVPARLKVAGYLGKRDEKYFHGLLQKITDRGWKDRFEYIGEIDRPEKIQFLNTLHVLSVPTVYREPKGLYILEALANGVPVVQPSHGSFPELIEATRGGILVDPQSPQSLAKGLHSLFKNPGLREELGRNGKDAVHHSFGDRDMAEATLQVYNRYVVAV from the coding sequence GTGCGCATTGCATACATCGCTTCAGGCGCCGGAAATATGTATTGCGGCAGTTGCCTGCACGACAATGCTCTAGCTGCAGCCCTGATGAAACTGGGTCATGAGGTAGCGCTTGTTCCAACCTACACGCCGATTCGCACCGATGAAGAAAGCGTCAGCATGGATCATGTGTTCTATGGCGGAATCAACGTTTATTTGCAACAAAAATCCTCTTTGTTTAGGCACACTCCTTCCGCTCTAGACGAATTGTTGAATTCGCGTGGCCTTTTGAAGTTTATTTCGCGTTATACATCCTCCACCGATGCGCGGGAACTCGGGCCGTTGACCGTTTCCGTACTGCAAGGAGAAGAAGGAAATCAGCGAAAAGAATTACAAAAACTTATCGAATGGCTGAAAGATTCTTACAAACCGGAGCTCATTCATCTGACAAACGCAATGTTTGTAGGCTTTGCGCGTGACATGAAAAAAGCATTGAATGTCCCGGTCCTCTGTTCACTGCAGGGCGAAGATATTTTCCTGGAAGATCTGGTGGAGCCTTACAAATCCAAAGCACTGCAAGTGCTGCGGGAAAGAGCCGGAGACATTGACGGGTTTATTTCGACTAGCCAGTATTATGCAGACTTTATGAAAGATTATCTGGACATCCCCGATTCGAAAATCGACACGGTTCGGCTTGGATTGAACTTAAAAGGACATGGCGAACAAACGAAGTCATTGCCGGCAGAGCCTTTTGTCATTGGCTATCTCGCGAGAATCTGTCCGGAAAAAGGCTTGCATGTACTTGTTGACGCTTTTGATTTGCTGATCAAAGAAGGAGTTCCTGCGCGGCTGAAAGTAGCCGGCTATCTTGGGAAACGGGATGAGAAGTATTTTCATGGCTTGCTTCAAAAAATAACGGATCGTGGTTGGAAGGACCGATTTGAATATATCGGTGAAATCGATCGACCTGAAAAAATTCAGTTTCTAAACACTCTGCATGTGTTGTCGGTACCGACTGTTTACCGTGAACCAAAAGGACTTTATATACTCGAAGCTCTGGCAAATGGAGTACCTGTAGTGCAACCTTCCCATGGATCCTTTCCGGAACTAATCGAAGCGACAAGAGGCGGCATACTGGTGGATCCGCAATCGCCGCAATCACTCGCAAAAGGACTGCATTCACTTTTCAAAAACCCCGGCCTTCGTGAAGAATTGGGTCGCAATGGAAAAGACGCTGTGCACCATTCCTTCGGCGACAGGGATATGGCTGAAGCGACCTTGCAGGTTTACAATCGATACGTTGTCGCCGTATAA
- a CDS encoding ABC transporter ATP-binding protein: MNVSLKIRDVHKHYGNQNRIEVLSGISLDMDAGESLAIMGPSGSGKSTLLHIIGTLDFPTSGEIAINNANPARMKEPDLAKFRNQVIGFVFQDHHLLPQYSVFENILIPALANSKNSASVEKRAKDLIERVGLGHRIDHPPSQLSGGERQRAAIARALINKPSLLLCDEPTGNLDAATAGNVASLLFDMHELEQNILIVVTHNAELAKPFDRCLRLREGRLLPSR; this comes from the coding sequence ATGAATGTTTCTCTGAAGATTCGCGATGTTCATAAACATTACGGCAACCAGAATCGCATTGAGGTGCTCAGCGGAATCTCTCTGGATATGGATGCGGGAGAAAGTCTCGCAATCATGGGACCATCCGGTTCAGGCAAAAGCACACTGCTCCATATTATCGGCACGCTAGATTTTCCCACCTCCGGCGAAATTGCAATTAACAATGCCAATCCTGCGCGAATGAAAGAGCCGGACCTCGCAAAATTCCGGAACCAGGTGATCGGATTTGTTTTTCAGGATCATCATCTCCTGCCGCAATACAGCGTTTTTGAGAACATTCTGATTCCTGCGCTCGCAAACTCGAAAAACAGCGCCTCCGTTGAAAAAAGAGCGAAGGACTTGATCGAGCGAGTCGGACTCGGCCATCGAATCGACCATCCCCCTTCGCAGCTTTCAGGCGGAGAAAGACAGAGAGCTGCCATTGCGCGCGCGCTCATCAACAAGCCCTCTCTTCTTCTGTGCGATGAACCCACAGGAAATCTCGATGCGGCAACCGCAGGGAATGTTGCATCGCTTTTATTTGACATGCATGAACTGGAACAAAACATTTTGATTGTGGTGACGCATAATGCAGAGCTCGCCAAACCCTTCGATCGATGCCTCAGGCTGCGCGAAGGGCGTCTACTTCCTTCACGCTAA
- a CDS encoding PQQ-like beta-propeller repeat protein, translating to MKKYLATALFTLLASFAWNADWPQYRGINRDGISKETAIAKTWPEAGPKVVWKTAVGDGYSGMAIVGTRIYTMDAKDKDEFVVCIDATSGKEIWRQKHDANFINDQGNGPRGTPTVEGNVVYSFGAQGMLSALNTKDGSKIWAHDVKKEVGGKVPIWGFSSSPLIDGELLILPVGGSENNAIVAFNKKTGAVAWRSQGDEPGYSSAIAVNIKGVRQIVAFSGTKLLSVSPADGKLLWAYPWKTDWFVNAAVPIFMPEDKIFISTAYDHGAALLKVNVAGGKSSVQEVWLGKSMRNHFNTSILHNGYIYGFDNAVLKCIDANTGEEKWKRSGYGKGSLILADGHLLVLSERGQLVMVEATPTEYKEKASAEVLQGKCWTMPTLVNGKLFVRNQKEMVCLDLKG from the coding sequence ATGAAGAAATATCTTGCAACAGCATTGTTCACCCTATTAGCATCCTTCGCATGGAATGCCGATTGGCCGCAATATCGAGGCATCAACCGGGATGGCATTTCGAAGGAGACAGCCATCGCCAAAACATGGCCGGAAGCCGGTCCGAAAGTTGTTTGGAAAACTGCGGTGGGCGATGGGTATTCCGGCATGGCAATCGTAGGAACCCGCATCTATACCATGGATGCGAAAGATAAAGACGAATTTGTTGTATGCATCGATGCAACATCCGGAAAGGAAATCTGGCGTCAGAAACACGATGCAAACTTTATCAATGATCAAGGAAACGGACCCAGGGGCACGCCAACAGTGGAGGGAAACGTTGTTTATTCCTTTGGAGCTCAGGGAATGCTTTCAGCTCTCAACACGAAAGACGGTTCCAAAATCTGGGCGCATGACGTAAAGAAAGAAGTAGGTGGAAAAGTTCCGATTTGGGGATTCTCCTCTTCTCCATTGATTGATGGTGAACTATTGATTCTTCCCGTGGGCGGTTCGGAAAACAATGCCATTGTCGCGTTCAATAAGAAAACGGGAGCAGTTGCGTGGCGATCGCAGGGAGATGAACCGGGATACTCTTCTGCAATTGCGGTCAACATCAAAGGTGTTCGCCAGATTGTTGCTTTCAGTGGCACCAAACTCCTCTCTGTTTCTCCGGCGGATGGAAAGCTTCTCTGGGCTTATCCGTGGAAAACGGATTGGTTCGTGAATGCTGCGGTGCCGATTTTTATGCCGGAAGACAAGATATTCATCTCCACTGCTTATGATCACGGCGCAGCACTGCTGAAAGTGAATGTCGCGGGAGGAAAGTCTTCCGTCCAGGAAGTGTGGCTGGGAAAGTCGATGCGAAATCATTTCAATACTTCGATTCTTCACAACGGCTACATCTACGGTTTCGATAATGCAGTGTTGAAATGCATCGATGCAAATACCGGTGAGGAAAAATGGAAAAGATCCGGTTATGGCAAAGGATCTTTGATTCTTGCCGATGGTCATCTACTTGTGCTGAGTGAACGGGGCCAGCTTGTGATGGTGGAGGCGACTCCAACCGAATACAAGGAGAAGGCATCCGCGGAAGTTCTGCAGGGAAAATGCTGGACGATGCCCACTCTAGTCAACGGAAAACTATTCGTTCGTAATCAAAAAGAAATGGTGTGTTTGGATTTGAAAGGTTAG
- a CDS encoding acyl-CoA thioesterase, protein MFHTKRRIEFADVDLAGFVHFSRFFIFMETAEHEFLRSLGTSVHYHVDGDEIGWPRLAASCEYLRPAKFEEILDIQVLVKRKGNTSMTYQFLFRRGKTLIARGQVSSICCKVHPLHGLKPIPIPRAIADKIQAPKRRTRKKNE, encoded by the coding sequence ATGTTCCATACTAAACGCAGAATTGAATTCGCAGATGTGGATCTAGCCGGGTTTGTGCATTTCTCCCGCTTCTTTATATTTATGGAAACCGCAGAACATGAATTTCTTCGATCCCTCGGAACCAGTGTTCACTATCACGTGGATGGTGACGAGATAGGTTGGCCGCGCCTTGCGGCATCGTGCGAATATCTTCGGCCTGCAAAATTCGAAGAAATTCTGGACATACAAGTTCTCGTCAAACGAAAAGGAAATACATCGATGACGTATCAATTCCTTTTTCGGAGAGGCAAAACTCTAATTGCGCGCGGCCAAGTGAGCAGCATTTGCTGTAAAGTTCATCCACTCCACGGTTTAAAACCGATTCCCATTCCACGGGCTATAGCCGATAAAATTCAGGCACCAAAAAGACGGACACGTAAGAAGAACGAATGA
- a CDS encoding ABC transporter permease, giving the protein MWRSLKFYWRMHLTVVAAVAVTTAVLTGALLVGDSVRGSLRSLTLDRLGKIDYALLSERFFHQQLGQEAHPSSAAEAILLRGSASLNNVRASNVQINAVDSSFLSFFDATELEADLNKTGMFPPVIINESLKRELGAKPGDQILLSFSKPSEIHRETILGNRDVVDVVQRNRFTIAAIVSNEKIGRFSLIPNQHLPLNAFVPLNRFQRILRQQGEVNSLLFSGKQPPDLRPHMKLQDYGLKLTQYTGGIRLESDEVVLKPFVAQKAFDAADELKIEYYPVLTYLANQITHNGRVLPYSTVTAITPRDSFMDIKGQLVPPLGDGEILLNEWAGMDLQVQPDDDVEMTYYVLGDSNQLLTRSATFRVKAIIQQTGLAVDADLAPRYPGIQDADNMAEWSPPFPVDLSLIRPRDEQYWDQYRATPKAFVSESTGKKLWRSRFGTYTSIRILSQSKSIYGRELLSRLRPSEMNFNIRAVKEEGIQSAEGATDFGGLFIGFSLFLIVSALLLVGLLFRLNVDQRKKEIGVLLATGHKVRKIQYRFFAEGGLLALLGGLAGTALAELYAWLMITALEKWWIAAVGSAFLSLHIQKSSLFLGFAISFLITFFTIRHSVRLLSKWPAVSLLKGASTIFEDSKAKWSGLLALLFLVVAIACTASAFVQESPALFFAGGAALLIACLAFFSYWLRSRKSQLRPGAGWITTLKMAMRSGVHNPGRSLLSVSLVASACFVIVAVGASRRSLEKDPQRKGSGTGGFSLVASSDIPIYEDLKVSNAGIFGFRLLPGDDASCLNLYQPQRPRILGATQDFIKRGGFAFQQTIRDTSNPWLLLNENEKDVVPAIGDYNSVQWILHKKLDDEVTILNDSGKPIRLRIVALLKSSLLQSELLISEENFLNYFPGNGGFSYFLIETNLQNRKRVLETLESDLDVYGFDAVPSEEKLAAYHAVENTYLSTFQTLGALGLLLGTLGLGIILIRNVIERRAELATMRAFGYRRKTLGWFVLAENAFLLVVGIGAGCFSAGISILPHILAQSPEVPWQSLALTLLVVFAVGMTASVAAVLSALRIPLLPALKAEA; this is encoded by the coding sequence ATGTGGCGAAGTCTGAAATTTTACTGGCGAATGCACCTCACCGTAGTCGCCGCCGTAGCTGTCACCACCGCCGTCCTGACAGGCGCCTTACTTGTTGGTGACTCGGTTCGCGGATCTCTTCGCAGTCTAACCCTCGATCGGCTTGGCAAAATCGACTACGCGCTTTTGTCCGAACGGTTTTTTCATCAGCAACTCGGCCAGGAAGCTCACCCATCCTCCGCAGCAGAGGCCATTCTCCTTCGGGGAAGCGCCTCTCTGAATAACGTTCGCGCCTCCAACGTTCAGATCAACGCCGTCGATTCTTCTTTCCTTTCCTTTTTCGATGCTACGGAATTAGAAGCAGATCTGAATAAGACAGGAATGTTTCCGCCGGTCATTATCAATGAATCGTTGAAACGGGAACTGGGAGCAAAACCCGGTGACCAGATTCTTCTTTCTTTTAGCAAACCGTCCGAAATCCATCGTGAAACCATTTTAGGAAACAGGGACGTTGTTGATGTCGTGCAGCGCAACCGGTTTACAATTGCGGCAATTGTTTCGAATGAAAAGATCGGTCGCTTCAGCCTGATTCCCAATCAACATTTGCCCCTGAATGCCTTCGTTCCGTTGAATCGTTTCCAGCGGATACTTCGCCAGCAGGGTGAGGTTAACTCTTTACTTTTCTCAGGAAAACAGCCGCCGGATCTCCGCCCTCACATGAAACTGCAAGACTATGGATTGAAACTGACTCAATACACTGGAGGAATCCGGCTTGAAAGTGATGAAGTCGTTCTGAAACCATTTGTAGCACAAAAAGCTTTTGATGCGGCCGATGAGCTGAAAATCGAATACTATCCGGTCCTCACATATCTGGCGAATCAGATTACGCACAACGGTCGCGTGTTGCCTTATTCCACCGTCACGGCGATAACTCCACGGGATTCATTCATGGACATAAAGGGACAGCTTGTGCCGCCGCTTGGAGACGGAGAGATCCTTTTAAACGAGTGGGCAGGAATGGATCTCCAGGTTCAACCTGATGACGATGTGGAAATGACCTACTATGTGCTGGGAGATTCGAACCAGTTGCTCACACGCTCAGCAACTTTTCGGGTGAAAGCCATCATTCAGCAAACGGGATTGGCTGTAGATGCGGATTTGGCGCCGCGCTATCCAGGAATTCAGGATGCAGATAATATGGCCGAATGGTCTCCACCTTTCCCTGTTGATCTAAGTTTGATCCGGCCACGGGATGAACAATACTGGGATCAATATCGGGCAACTCCCAAGGCTTTCGTTTCGGAGAGCACCGGCAAGAAGCTCTGGAGGAGCCGCTTCGGTACCTATACTTCGATCCGAATCCTGAGCCAATCCAAATCAATATACGGACGAGAATTGCTTTCGCGATTGAGACCTTCAGAAATGAATTTCAATATTCGTGCCGTAAAGGAGGAGGGAATCCAATCGGCGGAAGGAGCTACGGATTTCGGTGGTTTATTCATCGGCTTCAGTCTGTTTCTCATTGTTTCAGCCCTCCTGCTTGTGGGACTCCTTTTCCGATTGAATGTCGATCAAAGGAAAAAAGAGATAGGAGTCTTGCTGGCGACAGGACACAAAGTCAGAAAAATCCAGTACCGATTCTTTGCAGAAGGGGGATTGCTTGCATTGCTGGGAGGCCTTGCTGGAACGGCGCTTGCCGAGCTTTATGCCTGGTTGATGATTACAGCGCTGGAGAAATGGTGGATTGCCGCCGTCGGATCCGCGTTTTTGTCGTTGCACATTCAGAAGAGCAGTCTTTTCCTCGGTTTTGCCATTTCTTTTCTGATTACTTTTTTTACGATTCGCCACTCGGTGCGGCTCCTCTCGAAATGGCCGGCGGTTTCCCTGTTGAAGGGAGCTTCTACAATATTCGAAGATTCAAAAGCAAAATGGAGCGGTTTGCTTGCATTGCTTTTCTTAGTCGTGGCGATTGCCTGCACGGCTTCCGCATTCGTGCAAGAATCTCCGGCGCTCTTTTTTGCAGGAGGAGCCGCCCTTCTGATTGCATGTCTGGCCTTCTTCTCTTACTGGCTGCGATCGCGAAAGAGTCAGCTGCGTCCCGGAGCAGGTTGGATCACAACTCTTAAAATGGCGATGCGTAGTGGAGTTCACAACCCCGGGCGGAGCTTGCTGAGTGTTTCACTCGTCGCTTCGGCTTGTTTTGTGATCGTAGCTGTTGGCGCAAGTCGCAGGTCTCTGGAAAAGGATCCGCAGAGAAAAGGCTCAGGCACCGGGGGCTTTAGTCTCGTAGCATCATCCGATATTCCCATCTATGAAGATCTGAAAGTGTCAAACGCCGGAATTTTCGGATTCCGGTTGTTGCCTGGCGATGACGCGAGTTGTTTAAACTTGTATCAGCCGCAACGGCCACGAATTCTCGGAGCGACTCAGGATTTCATCAAACGGGGCGGATTCGCGTTTCAACAAACCATTCGTGATACCTCGAATCCGTGGCTTCTGCTGAATGAAAACGAAAAAGACGTTGTCCCTGCGATCGGAGATTACAATTCTGTGCAATGGATTCTTCACAAAAAACTGGATGATGAAGTGACAATCCTCAACGATTCGGGAAAGCCGATCCGGTTACGAATCGTTGCATTACTCAAAAGCAGTCTGCTGCAAAGCGAACTCCTGATATCGGAAGAGAATTTTCTGAACTATTTTCCCGGCAATGGCGGGTTCTCCTATTTTTTGATCGAAACAAATCTCCAGAACCGGAAAAGAGTGCTGGAAACTCTGGAGAGCGATCTTGACGTTTATGGATTCGATGCTGTTCCGTCTGAAGAGAAGCTGGCCGCTTATCACGCCGTTGAAAACACTTACCTTTCGACGTTCCAGACATTGGGCGCGCTGGGTCTGCTGCTCGGAACACTGGGACTCGGAATCATTCTGATTCGGAACGTCATTGAGCGGAGGGCCGAGCTTGCAACGATGCGGGCTTTCGGTTATCGTCGCAAAACTCTGGGCTGGTTCGTTCTTGCTGAAAATGCATTTTTGCTGGTGGTTGGAATCGGTGCCGGCTGCTTTTCAGCAGGGATTTCCATCTTGCCGCATATCCTGGCGCAGTCACCCGAAGTTCCCTGGCAATCTCTTGCTCTTACGCTTCTGGTTGTTTTCGCAGTAGGGATGACCGCAAGCGTTGCAGCAGTCTTATCCGCTTTGCGAATACCGCTTCTGCCTGCCTTGAAAGCGGAAGCTTAG
- a CDS encoding sodium:solute symporter family protein, whose protein sequence is MILAVVALYIALVLGIGLFSHKLFRKTGEDYFVATRSIGSFVLFMSLFGTHMTAFSILGASGESYHVGIGVFALLASSSALLVPAVFLFVGTKLWALGKKHGYLTQIQYFRERWNSDGLGLLLFVVLNLLLVPYLLIGLMGGGITLTQITKGAIPEWVGGLAVIAVISIYVLYGGMRGTAWVNTFQTIVFMVCSGLAFFVISSNMGGFETAMKRVADANPDLIIFGNNIQPLQLLTYTLIPLSVGMFPHLFNHWLTARRAKAFQQTIIFYPLAIAIVWVPSVLLGIMGTLNFPGLQGAAANSILIRMIELHANKVLAGILAAGVISSVMNSLDSQSLAIGSMFTQDIVRHYGFHDNMSESKQVFYGRLFVLLILLATYVLSLFSGRSIFRLGIWSFTGFAALFPVVIAALYWKRSTKYGAFASVISVIVLWIYFFFQAGESEAYTIGGSGIMPVAVLFVVSALCMILFSLVTKAPEPFVVEKFFPSVSQRPLEVL, encoded by the coding sequence ATGATCCTTGCAGTCGTTGCACTGTACATCGCCCTGGTTCTGGGGATCGGACTGTTCAGCCACAAGCTCTTTCGGAAGACCGGCGAGGATTATTTTGTCGCCACACGCTCCATCGGATCGTTTGTCTTGTTTATGTCGTTATTCGGCACACACATGACTGCGTTCAGCATCCTCGGCGCCTCGGGAGAATCGTACCACGTGGGAATCGGTGTATTCGCGCTTCTTGCGTCCTCTTCTGCCCTGCTTGTTCCCGCTGTTTTCCTTTTCGTAGGAACGAAGCTCTGGGCCTTGGGGAAAAAACATGGCTACCTTACGCAGATCCAGTATTTCCGCGAAAGATGGAACTCCGATGGGTTAGGACTTCTACTTTTTGTGGTGTTGAACCTGCTTCTTGTCCCTTACCTGTTGATCGGGTTAATGGGTGGCGGAATCACTCTGACTCAAATCACGAAAGGCGCCATCCCGGAATGGGTTGGCGGACTCGCCGTGATTGCCGTAATTTCCATCTATGTTCTGTATGGAGGTATGCGCGGCACCGCATGGGTAAACACTTTTCAAACGATTGTCTTTATGGTTTGTTCGGGCCTCGCATTTTTCGTGATCTCTTCCAATATGGGTGGATTTGAAACTGCCATGAAACGGGTTGCGGATGCTAACCCTGACCTGATCATCTTCGGCAATAACATTCAGCCTTTACAGCTTCTTACCTATACACTGATTCCTCTTTCCGTCGGAATGTTTCCACACTTGTTCAATCACTGGCTGACTGCGCGGCGGGCGAAAGCCTTCCAGCAAACGATCATTTTTTATCCCCTCGCAATTGCAATCGTGTGGGTGCCCAGCGTTTTACTGGGCATAATGGGGACCCTCAACTTTCCAGGACTTCAGGGAGCGGCGGCAAATTCGATTTTGATCCGCATGATTGAACTGCACGCAAATAAAGTGCTCGCTGGCATTCTTGCCGCAGGAGTCATTTCTTCGGTCATGAATTCACTCGACTCCCAATCGCTTGCGATCGGGAGCATGTTCACGCAGGATATCGTTCGTCACTACGGATTTCACGATAATATGAGTGAAAGCAAACAAGTCTTCTATGGAAGATTGTTCGTGCTTCTGATTTTGCTCGCCACATATGTCCTTTCTCTTTTTTCAGGACGCAGCATATTTCGACTCGGTATCTGGTCCTTTACCGGGTTTGCCGCGCTATTTCCAGTTGTGATCGCAGCGCTTTACTGGAAACGCAGCACAAAATATGGCGCTTTTGCTTCCGTTATCAGCGTAATTGTTTTGTGGATTTATTTTTTCTTCCAGGCCGGCGAATCGGAAGCATACACGATCGGCGGAAGCGGCATCATGCCTGTGGCCGTTCTTTTTGTGGTTTCCGCGCTTTGTATGATTCTGTTTTCCTTAGTGACGAAAGCTCCGGAACCGTTTGTGGTGGAAAAGTTTTTCCCTTCTGTCAGCCAACGGCCGCTGGAGGTGCTGTAG
- a CDS encoding TonB-dependent siderophore receptor, which translates to MKKIFILLLILTISLPLLAQEQETEEKEQEETQDYYLVVEDEAIDSNSTLTPTKLPVSLQWTPASVGVVNRTLLETQAATYLGDALRNISGINVQSGFGTFDLFFVRGLDSLSNGLVLTDGAAEPETTYYQLYNVDRVEVLKGPGAFLYGGNPLSGTIHLVRKQPIFQNAFSVQNSYGSFESYRGTIDWNISKSNKDVAFRVNGLWENANNYRDDKDNDLVAVNPAFTWRINNRSFLNVNFEYVANEFAPDAGLPIVQNSLPDVPRTRSYQSPFDHSQQDIFRTRFDYETHLTDNITLRNKFYYTDLEWVSNGTLFFGSIPAGPDFFLIRTQTQLDDRQKLVGNQIETTFAFQTGDIKHKLLTGFELSRLGDVFTLDVGFLPAIAVLNPVETATPNPPLIPGASLAGDTRSLVAAPYFVDQIALTDKLQLFVGGRFDILDYDDEITSTSRNEKQFSPLFGVTYGPRQDLSVYFNVGQAFAPPSTLVAGERKPEEVTQVEAGVKKSWMNGKIRSSFAFYNLDKQNIAIPDDNGFTQQAGDLRSRGIEFDLSGSPAKNWETYFSYAFNDSELTNFNELIVISQFPPNFIVLDRTGNKAAFAPEHILNLWVLHDVTDRIKIGGGPRYVSSQFIAEDNVFQIDGYVTLDAYAAYQMDNWRISANFKNLTDKDYETRGFGSTSVIPADPFSVYFGVDFRL; encoded by the coding sequence ATGAAAAAGATATTTATTCTACTTTTGATTCTCACAATCTCGCTTCCTTTGCTCGCGCAAGAACAGGAAACAGAGGAAAAGGAACAAGAAGAAACACAGGACTACTATCTGGTTGTTGAAGACGAGGCGATTGATTCCAATTCCACGTTGACTCCGACAAAACTTCCGGTATCGCTCCAATGGACTCCGGCAAGTGTCGGCGTGGTGAACAGGACATTGCTGGAAACTCAGGCGGCAACCTATCTGGGGGATGCGCTTCGAAATATCAGCGGCATCAATGTTCAAAGTGGTTTTGGAACATTCGATCTTTTCTTCGTCCGCGGTCTCGATTCGCTTTCTAATGGACTCGTTTTAACCGATGGAGCGGCTGAGCCGGAGACCACTTACTATCAACTTTACAATGTGGACCGCGTGGAAGTGCTCAAAGGACCGGGAGCTTTTCTTTACGGCGGCAATCCCCTTTCCGGAACGATCCACCTTGTCCGCAAGCAGCCGATTTTTCAAAACGCGTTCAGCGTGCAGAACTCCTACGGAAGTTTTGAGTCTTATCGCGGAACGATCGACTGGAATATTTCAAAAAGCAATAAAGATGTCGCTTTTCGCGTAAATGGACTCTGGGAAAATGCAAATAATTACCGGGATGACAAAGACAATGATCTGGTTGCTGTCAATCCCGCTTTTACCTGGAGAATCAACAATCGAAGCTTCCTGAACGTCAACTTCGAATACGTAGCAAACGAGTTTGCGCCCGATGCGGGACTTCCCATCGTGCAAAACAGCTTACCGGATGTTCCGCGAACAAGATCATATCAGTCGCCTTTCGATCATTCGCAGCAGGATATCTTTAGAACTCGTTTTGACTATGAAACGCACCTGACCGATAACATCACGCTTAGAAACAAGTTCTATTACACGGATTTGGAATGGGTGTCAAACGGAACGCTGTTCTTCGGCAGCATACCTGCCGGGCCCGATTTCTTCCTCATTAGAACGCAAACCCAACTGGATGACCGGCAAAAACTTGTGGGAAATCAGATCGAAACCACGTTTGCATTTCAAACAGGCGACATCAAACACAAACTGCTTACCGGTTTTGAATTGAGCCGGCTCGGAGATGTGTTTACGCTTGATGTTGGTTTCTTGCCTGCAATCGCTGTCTTGAATCCTGTAGAAACGGCAACTCCCAATCCCCCACTAATTCCAGGCGCTTCCCTGGCTGGAGACACGAGAAGTCTCGTAGCGGCCCCTTACTTCGTCGATCAGATCGCGCTCACAGACAAACTACAGCTCTTTGTCGGAGGTCGTTTCGACATTCTTGATTACGATGACGAAATCACATCCACTTCACGAAATGAAAAACAGTTTAGCCCCTTATTCGGAGTCACGTACGGACCGAGACAGGATCTTTCTGTTTACTTCAACGTGGGACAGGCGTTTGCTCCTCCTTCCACGTTAGTTGCCGGAGAACGGAAACCGGAAGAGGTAACGCAGGTAGAAGCAGGCGTTAAAAAGAGCTGGATGAATGGAAAAATCAGAAGCTCGTTTGCTTTTTATAATCTGGATAAACAAAACATCGCGATACCGGATGATAACGGCTTCACACAACAAGCCGGCGATCTGAGATCGCGTGGTATTGAATTCGATTTGTCAGGATCTCCTGCCAAAAACTGGGAGACTTATTTCAGTTACGCATTCAACGATTCGGAGCTCACAAACTTTAACGAGCTGATCGTGATCAGCCAGTTTCCTCCCAACTTTATTGTGTTGGACCGCACAGGGAATAAAGCTGCCTTTGCACCGGAACATATTTTGAATCTGTGGGTCCTGCATGATGTGACGGACCGGATCAAAATTGGCGGAGGCCCTCGCTATGTCAGCAGCCAGTTCATCGCGGAGGATAACGTTTTCCAGATCGATGGTTACGTGACACTGGATGCTTACGCAGCATACCAGATGGACAACTGGAGAATCAGCGCGAATTTCAAGAACCTTACGGATAAGGACTATGAAACTCGCGGCTTCGGATCGACATCGGTGATTCCAGCCGATCCATTTTCCGTATATTTCGGAGTCGATTTCAGATTGTAG